The Staphylococcus saprophyticus subsp. saprophyticus ATCC 15305 = NCTC 7292 genome contains the following window.
CAATTGTTTTTCCAGAAACTTCTCTACCGCGGAAAAATAGTGGCGCCCATCCATCAAAACCAGTTGTTCGACATAACTTGTCGCCTTCTGGAATTCTTCTTGCCACTGCGAGTACAAGTGCAAAAGTTAACTCGGCTGTAGAATTGGTAGATGCTTTAGGTGTATTGGTAACATCGATATTTTGTTGTCGTGCATAATCAATATCAACATTATTGAAACCCGCACCATAATTTGTGATGATTTTTAGGTTGTTAGCTGCATCAATCACTTCTTTGTCTACAGAAGTAGACAGCAAGCTAATTAATGCGTCAGCATCTTTAACACCTTGTTTAAGTGTTTCTTTATCAATGATACCTGTTCCTTCATACATATCTACCTCAAAGCCTTGGTCTTTCAATAAGTTAAGACCCACTTCAGGTATTGGACCTGCTATATAAACTTTTACCATGTATAATCACTTCCTTTACACTCAAGTATAGTAAAATTCTATTGTGCAAACAAATAATAATATTGTGAATTATAAAAAAGTCGACTTTAAATAGAAAAAATCGCTTAATAATAGGGGTGTTAAAGTACATTTTAATAAATAAAAAAGAGTGGCAGTTAGGACTAAAATATAATTAGACCTTAACTTACCACTCTAAATAGTTAAAAACTGTCAAATTGTACAGGACTGAGAATAGTGCTATACCACGGTTGTTGAAAGATTTAACTAACGATTTTTAAACCGACAATAGATAGGATGATTAAAGCAATAAAGAAGATTCTTTTTGCGTTTTTTGACTCATTATATAAAAACATCCCTACCAAAGTACCGCCACCAGTACCAATGCCGCTCCAAGTAGCATAAGCGGTGCCCATAGGTATATCATTCATAGCAAGCTTCAAAGTACTGAAACTACAGATAAATGCAACTGCTAATAGAATGACAAGCCATTTCTTTTTGGTGCGTGAAATTTCATTTAATATAACTACGCCAACAACTTCTAATAGTCCGGCGATTAATAAAATAATCCATGCCATTAGCCATCAGCCTCCTCTGTAGTTAATTTCAACCCTATGATGCCAATAATTAATATGATAATTAAGCTGATTTTTACTAAATCGAATGGATCACCAAAAAAGATCATGTCTACAAGTACTGTACCTACTGCACCGATACCAACGAATACAGCGTATACGGTACCAACGGGTAAGTATTTACAAGCAGATATAACAAGAAAGAAACTGATAATAATTACAATAAACGTTCCTGTCCAACTAAGTAATGAGTCGGCAGTATTTAAACCAGTCACCCATACAATTTCAATGAGTCCGGCTAAGATCACTTTGAACCACTGCATTTGATGTGCCTCCTTATAATCACTAAACTATTATATTTTCTCAAATATTTGGATAGAGTTCAATGTTATAAGATGTGAAAGCGGAATTGTATTACAATCATATTATTAGAAAAAATATAATTTTTGAATTGACGCATTTATCCGCAATACTAAAATAAGAGCCCAAAACAAAATGTCCCGGGCTCTTACATCATTACAATATTATATTTTAAAGTCATTCAAAGACTTAGTTTAAGTGGATATAGTTGTAAGAACTTGCTTCACCAGCAGAAATAGTACGTTCACTAACTGAGAATGGTCCACCGTTGTAGTTCATTTCTGAAACTTCTACAGAACCGTCGCTATTTACATTTTCAACGTATGCTACGTGACCATAACCACCAGCAGTAGATTGTAAAATTGAACCAGCTTCAGGTGAGTTGTTTACAGTGTAACCTGCTGAAGATGCTGCTGAAGCCCAGTTGTTCGCATTGCCCCAAGTTGAACCAATGTTTCCGCCTACTTTATCGTATACGTACCAAGTACATTGACCAGCTGTATATAAGTTAGCACTTGAACCTGAAGTAGATTGTGTTGTGCTTTGGTTAGTTGGTTGTGTTTGTTCTGCTGCGTCTGCTTCATTTCCGTGATCTAAACCTACGATTGCTGCGCCAATACCTGCTGTTAAAGTTGTTGCTGTTACTAATTTTTTCATAATTAAAAAATCCTCCCAAAGATTATAAATAGTTATATGTGATTCAATTCATTTGTGTTGAATTTGAATGTTGATTAATTTTGCGGTTTGCTTTCAACGACAAGTAATACTCTAACAGATGAAGCAAGCTTTGTGTGGATTGTTACGCTTTTGTAAAACAATTAAAAAAACCTCACATATCGTTGTAATAAACGAGATGTAAGGTTACAGAATCGTATCAAGTCGTAATACGAAATAAAACGCGTTAATATAAGGTTTTTACAAATTTTTTGTATTTCAAAAAGCTATCATTATTACAGTAGCTATAAAGAATCACAAAATTGTGTTTAGATTATTTAAAGAATCTTATAGATAGTGGCGGTAAATAATCTTCTCCATTATACGCTTTTACTGCAGCTACAATTGTAAAAATAAAGTTCAGTATTACAATAATTGGTAGTAATACAAAGCCTATTAATATCAACATCGTGATAGTTCCAATTATTGACCAAATAACGTATGAAAGTAAGAAGTTGAAATAATTTTTACCTGCTCTATCGACAAACGGTGAATCCTCGCGTTTAATTAACCAAATAATTAATGGTGCGATTAAAGAAGTAAAGAAACTTAATACATAAATTAATGTTGCCATTAATCTCGCATCTGAATTAGGCTCTTGGTTTACATTTGTATAAGTTTGTTGATTATAATCTGTTTCTGCCATATTAGTTAAACCTCCTTTATCCTAAGACTTATAGATAGATTAACTATATCAAATTTTGAAAAATAATAGTATATCGCTTGAGTTTTTCATTTAATTTTAAATATGACTGTAACGCAATGTGTATACTTGTTAAAATATGATAATGTGATTTATCGCATCCTTATTTAACTATAACCGGAAATTTAAATTGTAAACCAGTGTTTATTAAATTTCCTTATAGGCTATAGTTGTAAGTAATGACTAAAATGGACAGTATTCAAAAATAAAAAGAAAGAAGGTAAATTATGAAAATAGCTATCGTGGGTTCAGGTAATGGTGCAGTGACGGCTGCATTAGATATGATTAGTAAGGGACATGAAGTTAAGCTATATTGTAGAAACCAATCAATCAATAAATTTGATAAAGCATTTGAACAGGGTGGATTCACTTTTAATAATGAAGGTGAAGAGAGCTTTGTTGAATTTACGGATATTAGTGATGATATGGAATATGTCCTTCAGGATGCTGAAGTGATCCAAATTGTGATTCCATCTTCATTCATTGAACACTATGCACAAACAATGGCACCTTTTGTTAAAAAAGAACAACTTATTTTCTTTAATATTGCAGCTTCTATGGGATCTATTCGATTTATGAATGTACTTGAAGATATGCATATAGACGTGTTACCTCATTTTGCAGAGGTAAATACATTAACTTATGGTACGCGAGTTAATTTTGAAGAAGCCCGTGTAGCTTTATCGCTAAATGTTAGAAAAGTACATTTTTCAACCTATGATAAAGAGTATTTGAGTGAGTGTTTCGATAAAATTGAAAAATTATATCCAAATATCGTTAAAGAAGAAAGTTTATGGAAAACAAATTTAGAGAATGGTAACCCAGAGGTACATCCGGGACCAACTTTATTAAATGTTGGTCGCATCGATTATGCGGATAGTTTTGCTTTATATGAAGAAGGTATTACGAAGCATACGGTTAGATTATTACATGCAGTTGAATTAGAAAGACTAACTTTAGGGCGTAAGCTAGGTTTTGAATTATCTACTGCAAAAGAGGCACGTATTGAAAGAGGTTATCTAGAAAGACAAGATGAAGACGAACCATTGAATAGGTTATTTAATACGAGTCCTGTATTTTCACAGATTAAAGGCCCAAATCATGTGAAAAATCGTTATTTAACTGAAGACATTGCATTTGGATTAGTATTGTGGTCTAGCCTAGGGCGTGAAATTGACGTTGCAACACCTAATATTGATGCGATCATTGTGCTTGCATCAACAATATTAGAGCGTGACTTTTTTGAAGAAGGTCTAACAATCGATGAATTAGGTAAAGATAAACTAGGGTTTGAATAATGAATCATTTGACAAAGGGGACTTGCGTATGAAAAGACAACCAACATTTTTGGAATCAATTTCAACGATACTAGTAATGATTATTATCGTTATTACAGGTTTTGTAGTATTTGATATACCGATACAAGCACTATTGATACTTTCATCTGCTTATGCTGCTTTAATAGCTAGAAGAGTAGGATTAAAATGGCAGGATTTAGAAGAAGGAATAACGAAGCGTTTATCTACTGCAATGCCAGCATTATTCATTATCTTAGCAGTGGGTATTATTGTTGGTACATGGATGTATTCTGGCACTGTTCCGGCATTAATTTATTATGGTCTAGAGTTTTTAAATCCTAACTACTTTTTAGTTTCAGCATTTATTATTTGCGCTGTTACTTCAGTTGCGACTGGGACAGCATGGGGTTCTGCCTCTACTGCGGGTATTGCATTGATGGCCATCGCAACACAATTACATATCACACCCGGTATGGCAGCTGGTGCAATTATTGCTGGCGCAGTATTCGGTGACAAAATGTCGCCTTTATCTGATACAACCAATCTGGCAGCTTTAGTTACGAAAGTAAATATCTTTTCTCATATAAGAGCCATGATTTGGACAACTGTACCAGCTTCTATTATAGGACTTGTCGTATGGTTCTTTGCTGGAAGACAATTTGGAGGTAATACGAACACAGCTCAAGTTAACGCGTTGTTAAAAGAGTTGGCACAAATATACAATATTAATTTCTTTGTATGGATTCCATTAATTGTAATCATTATTTGTTTGCTGATGAAAATGTCAACTGTACCAGCCATGCTCATTTCAGCATTAAGTGCCATCATTGTTGGTGCTTTTAACAATGGATTTAAAATTGTCGACGGTTTCAAAGCAACATTTGATGGGTTTAATAAAGAAATGGTGTCGGTGAATAGTGGGGACTTAACGAATAGTGCAGTGAGTTTAATAGAGCAAGGCGGCATTATGAGTATGACCGAAATTATCGTTACCATATTTTGTGGTTATGCATTTGCTGGTATTGTCGAAAGGGCAGGTTGTTTAGATGTCATTTTACAAAAAATATCTAAAAATATTAATACAGTCGGCCAATTAGTGCTTGCAACTGTTTTAGGTGGACTTATGATGGTACTTGCTGCAGGTGTAGCATCTGTAGTGATTATCATGGTCGGTGTATTAATGATGGAAATGTATAATAAAATGGGACTTGATAGATCTAATTTATCTAGAACATTAGAGGACTCAGGTACAATGATTATACCCTTAATTCCATGGGGAACATCAGGTATTTATTATACCCAACAATTAGGTGTTACAGTTGATCAATTCTTTATATGGACAGTACCATGTTATCTATGTATCGTATTTGCGATATTCTATGGATTTAGTGGAATTGGAATTAAAAAAGCACAGCCAAATGAATAATGTAATACGAGTGTGGTAATTAAAATGCAATGATTTAAAGCAGTTCGATGTCATATTGTGAGTCATCGAGCTGTTTTTTATTATAAATGAGTAGCCATATGATACTTGTTGTATGAAAGTAATAACTTTTAAATAAAGTTACTTAATTAAAAATTAATGAAGGGTATAAAAAGACAGCTTTTAATAAAACATGAACAATTATTTATATGAATCTTAAATAAGAGGTTTAAAAATATATAATTAGGCTATACATAAATAAGGATGAGATGAGTCCGAATTGTACATAGTAATCATTGTAGCTATATTACTTATATACAAAGGGCATCGTTAATCCTACTAATGTAGATAAAGATTTTAAATATCCTTCTATTATCTATTTTATAATCGGTTTTGTTCTGTATATTGTAGCGATATTACATTATAGAACCGATTTATTAACGCGACCATATATTTAAGTTTCTAGTTTAGAAATCCTAATTTCAAATTTAGTTAATATGGATTGATGATTATAGAAAATATAGTTTTAATTTATTATAAATATGATGGCAATTGCGTCAACATAAAGACTTGAATAAAATATAATGAAAACGAGAGTCTGGGACATAAATAGATGTTTCAGACTCTTTTTCAATCCTAGTCATTCTTGAGGGGCAGGTAGGACTACGAAATCTTTATTAGAAGATTTGATTTCTGTTCACTTTATATTAAAAAAGTACTGTTGAATGTGGTTGAGATAAAAAACAATCAAAGTTCAAGGTTTAATGGATAACAAAAAAAGACAATCCATACGGATTGTCTTTTTGATGACACTAAAATTAGTGAATGTAGTTGTAACCTGAAGCTTCGCTTGCAGAGATTGTACGTGAAGTAACAACTCCAGCACCTTGACCATAGTTCATTTCAGAAACGTTGATTGAACCGTCACTGTTTACATTTTCAACGTATGCTACGTGGCCATATCCACCAGCAGTTGATTGTAAGACTGAACCTGAAGCAGGTGAGTTGTTTACTGTGTAACCTGAAGCAGCAGCTGCGCTTGCCCAGTTGTTAGCGTTACCCCAAGTTGAACCAATTTTACCACCAACTTTGTCATATACATAATATGTACATTGTCCAGCTGTGTATAAGTTGTTTGAAGAACCTGAAGTATTAGAAATTGAGTTTGAACCATTTGAATTTGATGGCGCGCTAGTTGTACTTACTTTAACATTGCTGTTTGAAGTAGAGTGAGAAACTGCACCTTTACCACCAGTACCTTGGTTATTAGTTGTATATGATTGAGTTGCATTATTGTTAGTTGAGTTAGCATTGCTGTAACCGTTGCTAGTGTGACCTTGGTCACTGTTGCTTGGGTTCCAGTTACCTTGCCAAGTGTAGTGGTATTGACCTTGTTGATCTATAGTATATGAATAGCTATATGAACTTGGGTCATTTGGGTTGTACCCACTATTGTTGTTTTCTGCTGCATCTGCATCATGTTGTGCAAAAGCAAAAGTAGCGATTCCTGCAGTAGCGATAGTAGCTGTAGCGATTTTTTTCATTGTTAAATATCCTCCTAAGAATAGTAAATAATTTAAAATTTAGTTTTAATTTTATCCCAGTCTCTAAACGACAATTTTTATAATTTTTATTCGCTGTTTCAACGACAAGAATTACTTTACCAAAAAATAAGTGATTTGTGTGCGTTGTTATCATTTTGTAATTTAGTTATAATAATTAACCCCTTTATGTAACAAATAAGTCGAGGTGTGACATAGGACTAAAGACCGATGGTATCATGTTTTAGTATAATAAAGTGTAAAATAGCACTTTATTATATTACAAAGCTGTAAAATAACAGAAAATTACAAATGGGAAAATATGAGACTATTTATATATTTAAAATAACAAAAAATTACTTTGCGACCATTTTATGATTTACTAATTATATTAAGTTAAATGTAATTTGTAACTAAATAAATGTTTTAGTTTTGTTTGAGCAATGATATTGACACTTAATGGAGAAGAGATTATGATATTGAGTATAAAAATTATACTCGTTTGAGAGGTGAATGAATGAAAATAGAATTAGGTTTAACTTCTTTTGCAGATAATATGGATTTGCACACAGAAGTAGGTACTCAACCTGGTATATCAAATGCGCAAAGAATTCGTAACATAATAGAAGAAGTTGAAACCGCTGATCAATATGGACTTGATGTTTATGGCTTAGGAGAGCATCATAGACCAGATTACGCTGTATCAGATCCAGTTACTGTGTTAGCAGCTGCTGCAACAAGTACACATCATATTAAACTGAGTAGTGCTGTAACTGTATTGTCATCGGATGACCCAGTACGTGTATATGAACGTTTTTCTACATTAGATGCAGTTTCTAATGGACGTGCTGAAATAATGGTAGGTAGAGGTTCATTTATAGAGTCTTTTCCATTATTTGGTTATAATTTGAAAGATTATGAACAGCTCTTTAATGAGAAGATTGATTTATTAATGCACATTAATCGTAATGAAATTGTTAATTGGGAAGGACAAATCCGACCGTCCATAGAAAATCTAGGTGTTTATCCAAGGGCAGAACATCGACCCCTACCAATTACAATAGCAACAGGTGGTACACCAGAATCTTCATTAAAAGCAGGAGCGTTAGGTTTACCAATAACTTATGCTATAATTGGTGGTGATCCAAAAAGGTTCAAAAGAAATATAGATATGTATAAATCTATAGCAGAATCTTATGGACATGATATTAAAGCTTTACCTATTGCAACACATTCATGGGGTTATATTGCTGAAACCGATGAACAAGCTAAACGTGAATTCTTCCCATCAGTAAAGGCAAGTCATGATATATTGGCAAAAGAACGTGGTTGGCCAATGTATGATGAAAATAGTTTTGAACGTGAGGCTGGATCACAAGGTGCATTGTATGTTGGCAGTCCAGAAACTGTAGCAAATAAAATCATTGAAACGGTTGAAGCATTAGGCATTACACGTTTTATGTTGCATACCCCAGTGGGATCTATTCCTCATGAAAGAACAATCAATACGATTAAATTATTGGCTGAACGTGTAAAACCTATTGTAGATAAATATTTTGAAAACAAATAAAAGGAGATTTTGTAATGATATTACGTTATTTAACAAATTTAAAATTAGCTAAAGAATTATATGGTGCGGCAAAACCTAAAATAAAAGGTGACCAATCTATGAAAGATACGTTTGTTGAAGTATTCAACTTACCAGCAAATGCAGTACCATTAGCAGGTGCTGTTGAAGCGTTAAGTGCAGTATTCTTTGTATTAAGTTTTGCAAGTAAAAGATTATCACGTCTTGGTTCATTGCTAACAATCGCAGTATTAGGTGTAGCAGCATATAAACACTTTGAAGCAGGTCATGGTAAAGCAGGCGCTAAACATGCTTTAGATTTAACTGGATTAGCAGCATTAAGCTTCTTAGACACATTTGACTGTAAGAAAAAATAAGTTGCTTCATTTTTGACTATAAAGTGAAGGATGTAACCATACATTGGTATATTTAGATACTAGAAGTTATTTACTTTTTTAATGAAAGATAAGTAACCTAAGACTGCCAACAAAGTCTCTGACCTTGTTGGCAGTTTTTTTATGCACATTTTCCGAAGGTACGGTCTTAGCCAACAGTCTTCGGCTAATGCTTTTCTCACTGGATTCAATCTAAATTGCTGTCGATAGGATATGAAAAATAGGATGCTTGATAAATTAAAAAGCGATTCAGTCATTTAGCGCATCATTACTATGTCGCTAATAAATTATAATTTGAGTTAAGCATATTGAGTATTACAGAAAAATTTTTTAGATCGTTTATTGATGACACATGCATATAAAGAAAAATATAAAAATAGGCAAATTCACTACAAATTTATTTGTTGTTTTTATCTATATGCTAATGGCTATTTGCGTTTTTAACGAAAAGTAAATAGCCCTTTTTTATTGAAAATTTTTCATACAAAAACACTATGCATTTTGTAAGTTAGAAGATTTGATATTTACAATGGATAACACATTCTTTTTTTAGTAATAAAAAGAATGAATAGCTTAATAAAATTTGAAAATGAAAAGTAAATATTAAAAAAATAGTATGAAATTTTAATATTTCACATAGTTGGTCATATTGAATTCGTTTTAGAAAATGGGATAAAATTAATGTATTAATATTGTTAAGCATCACTAAAACAGATATTAACATCATGAAAAAACATAAGGAGTGGTTGTATGAATTCACAAACATTTAAATCATTAAATGAGCTTATATCTACGTATCAACAGGGGAAAAAATTTTTTAAGTTCAGTAAACGAGAGTATAAATTAAATTATGAAGAAATATTTATCTTAAATTATATTTATAATTGTGAAGATAATGAAATTACTGCAAAAGATATTGCAAAACACTCAGAACTACAACCGTATTATTTAACGAAAGCATTGCAAAAATTAATAAAAATGAATTTCTTAAGTAAAAAAAGAAGTGAAATAGACGAAAGAACAGTTGTAGTTTATGTGAATGAGCAACAACGGAATAGCATTAATGAAATGATTGAAGCATTACAACGCTCATTATAATCACGATAGAATCCCTATAAAATGAAAAATTTTGCGTAAGCCATAACAAGACTAATATTTTGAAAATGCAATTTTATATTATTAGTTATATATTTCACTATAATATGTTTTTGAAAACAAATTAACTGTGGTATACTTATATTTGTTGAATGAAAGCGCATACATAGAAGCGGGAAAGGTGTTATTATGAATTTACTTATAGGGATTATATTCTTGGGCATCGTGTTATGCTTATTTACATTATTTACAAGCAAAGCACCAAATGGTAGTAAAGCGATGGGGGCACTTGCAAATGCTGCCATTGCATCATTTTTAGTTGAAGCATTTCACAAATATGTCGGCGGTGATTTAATTGGGTTACCTTTTTTAGGTCAACTTGGTGAAGCGGCAGGTGGGCTTGGTGGTGTTGCAGCAGCAGGGTTAGTAGCACTAGCTATGGGTGTGTCTCCTGTTTATGCATTTGTTATTGCAGTTTCATGTGGCAATATGGACTTGTTACCAGGTTTTGTTGCGGCTTATATTGCAAGTTTTGGTATGAAATGGATGGAAGAAAAGTTACCTGATGGGCTTGATTTAATAACGGCAATCATTGTCATCGCACCTATTACAAGATTGATTGCAACTGGTATGACGCCAGTTGTAGATGCTTCTTTAATGCAAATCGGTAATATCATTAAAGAGTCTACAACTTCGAGTCCAATACTAATGGGTGTGGTATTAGGTGGTATTATCACGGTTGTAGCTACTGCACCATTAAGTTCAATGGCATTAACTGCTTTACTTGGATTAACTGGTACACCTATGGCTATCGGAGCATTAGCAGTGTTTGGTTCGTCATTCATGAATTTTGTATTATTCAAAAGAATGAAGTTTGGTGATCGCAAAACAACCATTTCAGTTGCAATTGAACCTTTGTCACAAGCAGATATCGTAACTGCAAACCCAGTACCTGTTTATATTACAAATTTTGTTGGTGGCGCAATATCAGGCGTAATCATTGCTTCATTTGGTTTGGTGAATGAAGCAACTGGAACAGCTATGCCAATTGCAGGACTGATGGTAATGTTTGGGTTTAACAATGCACTTACTGTGATTACAGTGGCATTGATGTGTGCGTTAAGCAGTGCAATTTGTGGTTATTTAGGGTCACTCGTATTTAAAAACTATCCAATTATTACAAAGTACGAATTGCAAAATGGTACAATGCCCAAAAAAGTTAAACAATATTATAAATTAAAAAAACAATGTGCAGAAAGCTTAGCATAATAAAACAGGGATTGAAATCACGAAATTATTATAGAAAAATGAGACGATGCCCTATGGGTCTGTCATGATTCATAAAAAATTGATCTTCTATAATTATTGTTGAAGGACAAAAAAATCTAGTTTCTTCCTATTTAACTAGTAATCATTCATCTGTAACAAGTAGTAGATAATTATTGACGAAAATCTAGCATTTGTTATGTATACTTATAAAATAAAAACGCGCCGGTTGAATGTTCGAATTTCAACTGGCGCGTTTTAATATAACTTCTGGAATAAAAATTTTATGACGCATTCGTTTGCATATAACGTAATGAGCTTGTTTCCATTTTATTAAATATATATTCTAAAATCATTGCTAATAACCAATAAAACATTGCAGCAACAGTGTAGACTGTTATGAAACGGTATCCTTCATTGGCAATAATGTGACTGACTGCCATAATTTCAGTGACTTGAACTGCAAACGCTAGGGAAGTTCCTTTGATTAACATGATGAATTGATTTTCAATATTAGGTAACGCATAAGCAAATGCTTGAGGTAGCACGATTTCTTTATATATATGAAATCTCGTAAGCCCTACAGATTGTGCAGCTTCTATTTGTTCATAATCGACAGATTGCAATCCACTTTTAATAGATTCTGAAAGGTAGGCAACAGCATGTAATGAAAATACAATAAATGCAATGATTAATGGAGAAAAAATATCAGGGTTTATATGCCATTGCAAATGTTCGTTTAAGAATAAAATAAAGGCTGGTAAGCCATAATAGACAATGAATAACTGAACAATCAGCGGTGTACTTCTGAAAAAAGAATTGTATATTATAATGAACTGAGATAATACAGGTATACGTTTTAAGCGAATCATTGCGAAAATTAATCCAATGAA
Protein-coding sequences here:
- a CDS encoding DMT family transporter, which translates into the protein MQWFKVILAGLIEIVWVTGLNTADSLLSWTGTFIVIIISFFLVISACKYLPVGTVYAVFVGIGAVGTVLVDMIFFGDPFDLVKISLIIILIIGIIGLKLTTEEADG
- a CDS encoding LLM class flavin-dependent oxidoreductase, encoding MKIELGLTSFADNMDLHTEVGTQPGISNAQRIRNIIEEVETADQYGLDVYGLGEHHRPDYAVSDPVTVLAAAATSTHHIKLSSAVTVLSSDDPVRVYERFSTLDAVSNGRAEIMVGRGSFIESFPLFGYNLKDYEQLFNEKIDLLMHINRNEIVNWEGQIRPSIENLGVYPRAEHRPLPITIATGGTPESSLKAGALGLPITYAIIGGDPKRFKRNIDMYKSIAESYGHDIKALPIATHSWGYIAETDEQAKREFFPSVKASHDILAKERGWPMYDENSFEREAGSQGALYVGSPETVANKIIETVEALGITRFMLHTPVGSIPHERTINTIKLLAERVKPIVDKYFENK
- a CDS encoding PTS sugar transporter subunit IIC; its protein translation is MNLLIGIIFLGIVLCLFTLFTSKAPNGSKAMGALANAAIASFLVEAFHKYVGGDLIGLPFLGQLGEAAGGLGGVAAAGLVALAMGVSPVYAFVIAVSCGNMDLLPGFVAAYIASFGMKWMEEKLPDGLDLITAIIVIAPITRLIATGMTPVVDASLMQIGNIIKESTTSSPILMGVVLGGIITVVATAPLSSMALTALLGLTGTPMAIGALAVFGSSFMNFVLFKRMKFGDRKTTISVAIEPLSQADIVTANPVPVYITNFVGGAISGVIIASFGLVNEATGTAMPIAGLMVMFGFNNALTVITVALMCALSSAICGYLGSLVFKNYPIITKYELQNGTMPKKVKQYYKLKKQCAESLA
- a CDS encoding NAD/NADP-dependent octopine/nopaline dehydrogenase family protein; protein product: MKIAIVGSGNGAVTAALDMISKGHEVKLYCRNQSINKFDKAFEQGGFTFNNEGEESFVEFTDISDDMEYVLQDAEVIQIVIPSSFIEHYAQTMAPFVKKEQLIFFNIAASMGSIRFMNVLEDMHIDVLPHFAEVNTLTYGTRVNFEEARVALSLNVRKVHFSTYDKEYLSECFDKIEKLYPNIVKEESLWKTNLENGNPEVHPGPTLLNVGRIDYADSFALYEEGITKHTVRLLHAVELERLTLGRKLGFELSTAKEARIERGYLERQDEDEPLNRLFNTSPVFSQIKGPNHVKNRYLTEDIAFGLVLWSSLGREIDVATPNIDAIIVLASTILERDFFEEGLTIDELGKDKLGFE
- a CDS encoding CHAP domain-containing protein, whose protein sequence is MKKIATATIATAGIATFAFAQHDADAAENNNSGYNPNDPSSYSYSYTIDQQGQYHYTWQGNWNPSNSDQGHTSNGYSNANSTNNNATQSYTTNNQGTGGKGAVSHSTSNSNVKVSTTSAPSNSNGSNSISNTSGSSNNLYTAGQCTYYVYDKVGGKIGSTWGNANNWASAAAASGYTVNNSPASGSVLQSTAGGYGHVAYVENVNSDGSINVSEMNYGQGAGVVTSRTISASEASGYNYIH
- a CDS encoding CHAP domain-containing protein, with the translated sequence MKKLVTATTLTAGIGAAIVGLDHGNEADAAEQTQPTNQSTTQSTSGSSANLYTAGQCTWYVYDKVGGNIGSTWGNANNWASAASSAGYTVNNSPEAGSILQSTAGGYGHVAYVENVNSDGSVEVSEMNYNGGPFSVSERTISAGEASSYNYIHLN
- a CDS encoding amino acid ABC transporter permease encodes the protein MSFIFYTIFEVLKGVPNTIMISLVAIIIGLFIGLIFAMIRLKRIPVLSQFIIIYNSFFRSTPLIVQLFIVYYGLPAFILFLNEHLQWHINPDIFSPLIIAFIVFSLHAVAYLSESIKSGLQSVDYEQIEAAQSVGLTRFHIYKEIVLPQAFAYALPNIENQFIMLIKGTSLAFAVQVTEIMAVSHIIANEGYRFITVYTVAAMFYWLLAMILEYIFNKMETSSLRYMQTNAS
- the nhaC gene encoding Na+/H+ antiporter NhaC is translated as MKRQPTFLESISTILVMIIIVITGFVVFDIPIQALLILSSAYAALIARRVGLKWQDLEEGITKRLSTAMPALFIILAVGIIVGTWMYSGTVPALIYYGLEFLNPNYFLVSAFIICAVTSVATGTAWGSASTAGIALMAIATQLHITPGMAAGAIIAGAVFGDKMSPLSDTTNLAALVTKVNIFSHIRAMIWTTVPASIIGLVVWFFAGRQFGGNTNTAQVNALLKELAQIYNINFFVWIPLIVIIICLLMKMSTVPAMLISALSAIIVGAFNNGFKIVDGFKATFDGFNKEMVSVNSGDLTNSAVSLIEQGGIMSMTEIIVTIFCGYAFAGIVERAGCLDVILQKISKNINTVGQLVLATVLGGLMMVLAAGVASVVIIMVGVLMMEMYNKMGLDRSNLSRTLEDSGTMIIPLIPWGTSGIYYTQQLGVTVDQFFIWTVPCYLCIVFAIFYGFSGIGIKKAQPNE
- a CDS encoding DMT family transporter, which gives rise to MAWIILLIAGLLEVVGVVILNEISRTKKKWLVILLAVAFICSFSTLKLAMNDIPMGTAYATWSGIGTGGGTLVGMFLYNESKNAKRIFFIALIILSIVGLKIVS
- a CDS encoding DUF4870 domain-containing protein; its protein translation is MAETDYNQQTYTNVNQEPNSDARLMATLIYVLSFFTSLIAPLIIWLIKREDSPFVDRAGKNYFNFLLSYVIWSIIGTITMLILIGFVLLPIIVILNFIFTIVAAVKAYNGEDYLPPLSIRFFK
- a CDS encoding transcriptional regulator, SarA/Rot family, with product MNSQTFKSLNELISTYQQGKKFFKFSKREYKLNYEEIFILNYIYNCEDNEITAKDIAKHSELQPYYLTKALQKLIKMNFLSKKRSEIDERTVVVYVNEQQRNSINEMIEALQRSL